The genomic stretch CGCTTGGTGGGACGGTTTCACCGACAGCATCGGCGGATTTTTCGCTTAAGTTCACAAAATATCTCACACCGCATCCCCTCGGTGCATCGTGTGAATCGAACAAGCCCGTACCTGACGCGATTATGACGCTTAGGTGCGGGTTTATTTGTGCCCAATCTAGCATATCTGCACGTCGTGGCGCATAGAGATAGAGCAAAATGCGAGAGAGGGCGTGGGGACGAGATGAGCATCGTGATTCGGAAGGCAAGCCAAGCCGATCGAACGAGTATTCAACGCTTGTTGCTGGAGGCAGGGCTGCATGCACAGGGTGTGGATCAAGCTGTGGATCGTTTTTTGCTGATCGAACAGGAAGAGGAGGGAGGGCACAAGACGGCGATCGGCACGATTGGGCTGGAAATCGTGGCCGGGAAGTATGGCCTGATGCGCTCGCTCGTCATCAAGAACGGGCCGGGCACGGCGCAGCTCGGTGCGGAGCTGTTGCGGCTGTTTGTGGCCTATGTGGAGACGATGGAGATCGAACAGCTCTACTTACTCACACAATCCACAACTGTCCCCCTGTTTATCCACATCGGGTTTTCCACAATCGAGAGAGAACGGGTGCCACATGCTGTAGCCCAGAGCCCACACTTCCTGGCGTACAGTCAGCAGGACGTCGTCTGTTTGGTAAAAAACTATACATCCACAAGTTATCCACAACACCATGTGGATAGTGTGAATAAATAGGAATATACGTTCCTATTTTTTTCGACAAAATGATTCATGTTTTTTCCTGTTCTTTTGCTATACTAAGGACACACGAAAACGAACAGGGACGGGTGCAGATGGAGACGAAACGCTTAGGTACAACCGAACAGGACATCGCGGTGGCAGCAGAGCTATTGCGGCAGGGAGAGGTGGTCGGTTTTCCGACGGAGACCGTGTATGGGCTAGGTGCGAATGCATGGGACGCTGCTGCTGTGGATAAAATTTTTGCGGCGAAAGGCAGACCGGCCGACAATCCACTGATTGTCCACATTGCACACAAGAGCGATGTGGAGAAGTTGGCCCGAACTGTGCCGCTCGGAGCGAAGTTGTGCATGGATCGGTTTTGGCCAGGGCCGCTCACGTTGGTGCTGCCTTGTGTGGACAGCGTGCCGCGCAATGTGACGGCTGGGCTTGATACGGTGGGCATTCGCATGCCCGACCATGTGACGGCGCTGCAGTTGATCGATGCGGCAGGTGCGCCCTTAGCGGCGCCGAGCGCGAACCGCTCGGGCCGTCCAAGCCCGACGCTGGCCGATCATGTGCTCGAAGATTTGAACGGACGCATCGCAGGCATCGTGGATGGCGGTGCGGCAGGCGTTGGCGTCGAATCGACCGTGCTCGATTTTTCCGGAGAGGTGCCGATGATCTTGCGCCCCGGCGGTGTGACGCGCGAGATGCTGGTCGAGTTGCTCGGGGAAGTGTTGGTCGATCCTGTGCTGCAAAGTGGGGTCGGCACGCCGAAGTCGCCAGGCGTGAAGTACACGCACTATGCGCCCAAAGGCGAGATGTGGCTGGTCGAAGGGCCGCGAGATCAAGCGGAGATCGCAGAGCGGGTGGCCAAGGCGAGACAGGCGGGGTACCGCGTAGGGGTACTGACCACGGCGGAGCGGGCCGAGTTATTCACAGCCGATGTGGTGATCGCTTGTGGACGGCGCGACGATCTATCCACAGTGGCGTCCGGCCTCTATGATGCGATTCGGCAGTTCGATCACGCAGGTGCCGATCTGATCTATTCGGAAGTATTTCCGGAGACTGGGGTGGGGCTTGCTGTGATGAATCGATTGCGTAAAGCGGCGAGCCATCGAGTTATTTACGCATAAGAACGCAATACGGCGGAGAGGGACCTGAAAAAAGGGCTCCTCTCCGTTTCATCTTTCTCCAGTGGATCGTGTATAATAGGAAGAGACAACTGAAATAGATCTAAGGCTGAATTCCGGCTCGATCCGGAAGCGGAGGACCCAATCAATACGGGGTGAAATCTGCTTAATGCAGAAAGGGTGAACATGATCTCTCTTGCCACCCGAACCCGACAGCTAACTTCGTAAGCCGATGCGAGAAGAGGGTGAGAAGTGTGAACCGTTGTCTGATCGTCACTATGGATGAATCGGCCGTTCCGTTCATTCAATCGTTACACAGCATGGGACTGGATTGCGCGTTTTTGGATTTTTGTGCGCAAACGGCCCACTTTCTGCGCGTTCAGAAGATTGATGCGCCTGTGATCAAAGTCGGTCCGCATAAGCAGGATGTGGTCAGCGATGCGCGGATTCGCGAGTTTGATACGGCGGTCGTTTTCGAAGGCGCGTGGCTGGAAAGCGCGTTGATCGTGCAAGCGCTGAAAAAGGCTGGCGTTGGCAAAGTTGTTGTCGTCGCGCAAAATCTCAGTTTTATGCGCGCCTACCGAGCATTGGGGGCCGACCGTGTGGTCGGTGTTCGCCGCTGGAACCGCGATTCGTTTCGCGTGTTGAACGGTGAGGCCAAGGTACGTGGGGCGTAGTGGTTGGGATACGAGCACTATCTTCAAAAGACCGGAGCTTGTCGATAAAGCTCGGGTCTTTTTTTATTTTGGGGTATTAGACGAGGGGATTTGTCCACACGGGAACTGCCTGTAGGGCATAGGATATGGCATCGGTAGAGGTTCACTCAACAGAGTCGGAGGTGAAAGTATGCAGCGACAGTTTGAAAAGTTGATCGGTAAAACGGTAACTCTTTATACGGAAAAAGGTGCACATGTCGGCATCGTCGAGAAAGCGGACGCGAAAGGTGTGACGTTGCGGGCGCTTCCCAAAAAGAACAGCAAGGGCTTGGATGTGGAGCATGTGTTCTTTGGCGGCGGGTTCTATCCGTACGGCGGGCTAGGTGGTGTCGGTGTCGGTGCTGGTGTCGGAGTGGGTGTTGGAGTTGGGGTTGGAGTCGGCGCAGGTTTTGGCGGTGGATTTGGACCGGGGATTGGATTTGGGCCAGGGATCGGATTTGGACCGAGGGTCGGGTTCGGTGCAGGTCTCGGAGGCGGTTTTGGCGCCGGCATCGCGCGTCCATTCGGAGTTCGACCGTTTGGCGGCGGGCTGTTCTGGTAGTTCGTTTCAAGTGTTAATAGCCCTGGCTTGGGTTGCTGAGCCAGGGCTTTGCCATGTCCACAAGCGGTTCAGTTCGTAGGACAAGGCGCATACACATGAACGGAAGGGACAACCGGGGGGAGGAACTGTCGTTTTGATGACCAGTTTTCAGTGGGGTGAGGTGGCGACCCTTTTGATCATGGCGCTTGCGCTTGGCATGGATGCATTCTCGCTCGGGCTTGGGATGGGCATGTTGCGGTTGACTCGACGGGAGATCGCACGGATTTCGCTTGTGATCGGCCTCTTCCATGTCTTGATGCCGCTGCTCGGCATGGTGGCAGGCTTGTATCTGGCCAAAGCGGTCGGTGAGGTGACCCAATGGATCGGCGCACTGCTTCTGATCGGACTTGGCGTACATATGGTGTGGAATTCGATGAAAGGACAGGAAGAGAGCGGCGCGATGCGTGGTGATTCGCGGACGACAGGACTTGGTCTGGTGTTGTTTGCGCTGTCGGTGAGCATCGATTCGCTGTCGGTCGGCTTCTCGCTTGGAACGCTCGGGGCAAACGTATTGATCGCCGTGCTGTTGTTTGGCATCTGTGGCGCGCTGATGGCGGCGACGGGGCTGTCGCTAGGCAGTAAAGCGTCCCATCTGTTCGGCGAGTATGGCGAGGCGATCGGCGGGGCTGTCCTGGTGGCGTTTGGCATCAAGTTCTTGCTGTGAGCGGACGAAGGGAGGGGGACGCTGATGACCCATATTTTGCTGATCAGTCTGGTGTCGGGACTGGCGACGACGTTTGGCGGACTGGTAGTGCTGCGCATCGGCAAGCTGACGCGGCACGGGTTGGCTTTCTTTCTGGCGTTGGCGGCGGGGATCATGTTGGCGGTGGTGTGTGCCGATCTGATTCCGGCATCTTTTTCGGGCGGTGGGACGACAGCGGTGCTGTATGGGGTGACGGCCGGCTGGCTCTTCATGATGGTGATGCGCCGCGCCGTGACGGCCGTGCTGCGCAGGTCACCGTTGGGGACTGGGGCGTCGTTTCACTATCTGCGGCTAGGGTGGTTTATTGCGGTGGTCACCGCTTTGCATGACATTCCGGAGGGATTGGCGATCGGAGCTGGCGATGTCTTGCATCCGGAGCTCGGGATGTTGCTTGCGCTGGCGATCGGGCTGCACAATCTGCCAGAGGGGATGTCGATTGCGGTACCGCTGCGCATGGCGGGGATACCGGGGAAGAAGATCATCGGGATCATCACGCTGGCGGCGCTGTTCACACCGCTTGGGACGCTGCTTGGCATGCTGTTGTTCGAAGTGTCACCGCAGCTGATCAGCATGTCGATGGCCTTTGCGGCGGGGGCGATGGGCTATGTGGTGGCGCGGGACTTGTGGCCGGAAGCGTGGCATTCTTCGAAGCTGATCACGGCGGGAGGGTCGTTGCTCGGCGCGGCGCTGTTGCTTGTGGTGGGGCATTTTCATTTGCATGGCTAGCCAGTGCGCGGCTATACTGAGAGGGAAACAGATGCGAACGGAACAAGGAGGATTCGGATGAAACTGTTGTTTGTATGCACCGGGAACACGTGCCGAAGCGCGATGGCAGAACCCCTGATGCGCAGCCGTCTCGAGCAGGTGGGTCTCGGGGAGCAGGTGGAAGTGCGTTCGGCAGGAGTGGCGGCGGTCGCGGGCTCGCCGGCTTCGCAAGGAGCTGTGAATGTGTTGAATGGCAAAGGCATGGACGGGGCCGGGCATATGGCGTCGTTCGTAGACCGCGAGACGGTGAACTGGGCCGATCTGATTTTGACGATGAGCCAGTCGCACAAGCGAACGCTGATCGAGAAGCATTTTGAAGCGATGGACAAGACGTTCACCTTGAAGGAGTTTGTCGATGACGACCCGAAGAACGTGGCGATCTTCGAGGAGATGGCCGACGTGCAAGAGGCGGCACAGACCAAGCAAAGCCTTTTCTTGGCGGAACATGCCGATGAGGTCGAGGCTCTGCAAGTAAGGTATCAGAGCGGAGATGCCAGCGCCGAGCAGGACCTCGTGCAGCTGCAAGAGCGGTTGGAAGCTACTGTGCAAGCGGAGAGCAAGCGGATGGGCGAGTTGATGAGCCAACTGCCCAGCTTCGATATTGCCGACCCATACGGCGGGTCGCAAGGCGTGTATGACGCTTGTGCAGAGGAGATCGACGGACTGCTTGAAAAGCTGGTTGTCCGGCTGCAGGAGGAGTTGTAGGGATTTAAGAGGGTAGGACAGAAAGGAGCCACAGCAATTTGCTGTGGCTCTATTAGGTGGCTGTGAGTGGAGCTGGTAGGATATACTAGTTTGAAAGAAGCGGATTCTGGAGGTGATTCTTTTGAAATTGAAAAGCATTAGAATCAAAGATGTGAAACGACTGCATAACACTTCGATAAGCTTTTACGATAAGATGGGAGATAAAGTACGAAATCGGACGATAATAGTCGGCAAGAACGGTTCAGGTAAGACGACATTGCTTGAGGTGATTTATGGTATCGCGTACCTTTTGGAAAAAGGGGTAAGAGGCATTCAGGATGGCATTCAGGATGAAGAGATCATCGATTTTTTTAGTCCGGGTGCTACAGAAGCCTGTTTTGAATATCCTGTCCTTGATGGGACAAATCAGTTGCTTGTGCGTACTGGGAAGGCTTTTCAAGCGTTCGATAAGGGTCCAGCACCTGCAGTTCAGGATGATGTGAACATTGCTAAAGGCGATTATGTTGGCCAAGATCGAATGCCGGATTGTTTAGTTTCTCGCACCGAGAGTGGGCGAAAATTTCTTGAAAAAGTCCAAATCGCTGCTGCTGGACTTGAAGACCGTACACCGATCGGAAACGTGCTGTATTTTCCTACCGACCGATTTGCTAAATTTAGTGGAGGGTCGGGCGAGTTAGTCAATGAAAAACCGGAGTTTCGCTGGTGCTATCGTTTCAATCGCGATCAGGACGAATGGAAGGGCTCGTTGGAAAGCTTTTTGGTCTGGCTATATTTTCATGATTTGCAGAGAGAAAAACTAGGATATCCAGGCTCTTCAAAATTTGAAGAGTTCAAAGCGATGATCAATCGCTTTTTAGAGGGCAAGCGAATCACAACTGTCAATACGAGTTTTAAGGTTGAAGTAATAGAAAGTGGAACGAACCGAACGTATGGATTAGAAGCATTAAGTTCGGGAGAGAAGCAAGTGATTTTGTTGCTTGGTGAAATATACCGATACATTTCTGTAGGCAGTCTCATCTTGATCGACGAACCGGAAATTCATCTTCACCCCGTGTGGCAAAGAATTTTTATCGCTACATTGACCGATCTGTGTGAGAAATATGATGCACAGTTAATCCTGACAACTCAGTCACCTGAAATTGCCAAATCGGTGATGTCTAGTGAGGTAATATCATTGGATAACTTACTAGACGAGTCTGAGGTATCAGCGAATGAGTGAGTATCCGACGTTGTTTGTAGAAGGTTCGGACGATGAAAAAACTTTGCATCTGATGTTCCCGATGATCTTGGGCAATGTACAACAAGCGAACAGTAAAAAGGACGTCCGAAAAATGGTGAGTCAGACGGAAAACAGTTTTGGGATCGTCGATCGGGACTTTGAATTTCAGACGATAGAACAGCCGCGGGTCACCATCTTGGATAGGTATGCATTAGAAAACTATTTGCTTGATCCTGCATACCTATACAAACTAGCTGTCGATCTAAAGGTCGATCAACATGAGCAATGGAGCTCCAAAGAAATGATTGAGCAACAAATTTTAAAAATGGGTCAGTCTTTCTGCCACTTTGCAACGGCAAATAGCTTGTTGCATGATTATGGCTTACGATTATATGATTCTGAATTAAGGCAATATTTTCGAGCTCATCCTGACGAAACGAGTTCTACGGAGGTGTTGCAGAGTTTAGTAGATCGATTTAATAAACTTCCTCAAGAAGCGGAGATACGTTCTTCCTGGGCTGAACGGTATCAGGAAATTGAACACGCATGTAAAAGCATGGGTGGCGTACACCAGTGGATTGACGGAAAATTACTACTTCGATATGGCATCTATCAAGAAATCCGAAAGGTGTATCAAAAGAATTTGAAACTGCAAGATGTGGTTGAGCGACTTGCAAGTTTTGCTAGACATGACCCACCTGATTTTCTCTGTACGACCTTACGAGGTATCGGAATGGTGGATTAATTTTCGCAATCAAGAAAAGAACCCCCGCGCATGCGCAGGGGTTTTCGTGCTACAAGGTCGTCTCTTCCAATTGGAACTGATGGGTTGCAAGCTCCCTGTAGAGCTCATGGCTTTCGAGCAGTTCTTCGTGCGTGCCGACTCCGGTGACGCGGCCCTTTTCGAGGACGACGATCTGGTCGGCATCGACCACAGTGGATAGACGGTGCGCGATGACGAGGGTGGTGCGGTGGCGCATAAGGTTGTTCAGCGCGTCTTGGACCACTTTTTCGGACGTGCTGTCGAGAGCTGAGGTGGCCTCGTCGAGCATCAGGATGTTCGGATTGCGCAAGAGGGCGCGGGCGATGGCGATCCGTTGGCGCTGGCCGCCGGAAAGCATGATGCCGCGCTCGCCGACCTCGGTGTCGTAACCGTTTGGCAGCTCTTCGATAAAGTGGTGGGCATAGGCCATCTCGGCGGCCTGCCGCAATTCCTCGGGCGTGATCTCCCGCTCCACACCGTAGGAGATGTTTTCACGAATCGTACCCGCCATCAACGGGCTTTCCTGTGACACGTAGCCGAGCTGTTCCCGCCAGGATTGGAGGTTGAAGGAGTCGATAGGCGTGTCACCAAGCCGGATCGTGCCGCCGCTGGGAAGGTAGAAGCGCTCAAGCAGCGAGAACAGCGTCGTCTTGCCCGATCCGCTGGGGCCGACAATCGCCGTGACCTTGCCAGGCAAGATCGAAAAATTCACATTGTTCAGCACCTGATCGCCGGTCTGGTAGGCAAAGGACAGGCTTTCCACCCCGATCGGCTGTGCGGTGTTCTCCACCAAAGTCTGCACTGCGTGATCTTCCTCTTCATGCTCCAGAATTCCCATCAAGCGCTCCGTTGCGCCCATCGCTTTTTGAATCGAGGTGAAAAACTGGGCCAATTGTCCAAACGGCATGATGATCTGGAAGAGATAGAGAATAAATGCTACCAATTCCCCTGCGCTCAAGGCGCCTGTCGCCACGCGCACACCGCCGTACCCGATGATCACCACGAGCATCGCCATCATCAAGAAGGTCATCAGCGGTGCAAGAATCGAGTGGATTTTCGCTTCTCGCAATCCGTATTGGAACAGATGTTGAATCCCTTGGTCCCCATTTTCCTTTTCGCGCCGCTCGGCGTTGAACGATTTGACGAGGCGAATTTCTTGCAACACTTGGGTGAGCAGGGCGGTGAAGCTGGCCATCTCATCTTGCAACCCTTTGGAGATCAGGTACATCTTGCGCCCAAGCGGCCGGATGACGAGGAAAGCGATCGGGATCGCTGACAGCATGACGAGCGTCATCTGCCAGTCGAGGAACAGCAGGATCGCCACCGAGCCGATGATCGAGATGATGCTTGTGAAAAAGGAGATCAGGTGTGTGACGATAATCTCCTTGATGATCCCAGTATCGCTCGTCATCCGCGAGATCGTTTCCCCGGAGCGATGCTTGTCAAAATAGGGGATGGGCAGTACGAGCAGTTTGTGCCACAAACGTCGGCGCAGGTTGGCGACCACTTTTTGCCCGACGAAGGACAGCATATAATGTGAGAAAGCGGCCGACGCCCCTTGTAACAAGAAGGCGGAGATCAGCAGAAAAATCACCGACTTGTTCAGCGCGGACACGCTCACCACATCGACCAGATTTTTCGTAAACCACGGCACGATCAAGGAGGCGCCCGTGTTGATCAAACTCAAGATCAACACGCCTGCGATCAACAGCTTCGGTGGATTGGTCCTGGTGATCAAACGCAGAAAGGCGCGCCATTGGTCCTTTCGAACAGGTTGTTGCTGTGTTTCAGTATTCATATAAGCACCCGCTCCCAGTAAAATGATAGGACTCGTACATGTAGGCAATCGATAGGCTATACTAGACTGATTGATGCACATGGGTGCATCGAGGTGCGAGGTCAAGATTCCCTTCCTCTATTGATAACAAAATCAAGCAAAAGATGGAAGTCAAATTTTTGATACCCTGTACCCTGCCGATCGCCGATCTGATGAAAGCAAGCGTTTCGAGAGGGTGGTCAGGAGCGAAGATGAGGATCACGCTAGCAAATCAGTAAACGGTTCTGCTATGCTAAAACAGATTGTACTAAACGTTGCCGCGCATAGGGGCACGCCCTGCATGGCACCGACGCACCGTATGTCAGCGGCTTTGCAACACATACATTCCAGCGCAACGGAGGTCATACGATGAAAGTGGCTATCGCAGCCGACCACGGCGGGTTCACGCTGAAGGAGTCGGTGAAGAAAAAGCTTGAGAGCATGGGGCTGTCCTACCATGATTTTGGCACCTACTCGGAAGAATCGGTCGATTACCCGGACTACGGGATTCAGGTCGCAGAAGCGGTCGCCCGCGGTGAATATGACCGCGGCATCCTGATCTGCGGCACCGGGCTTGGCATGTCGATCGTCGCCAACAAAGTGCCAGGCATTCGCTGTGCGCTTTTGCATGACACGTTCTCGGCAAAAGCGACTCGCGAACACAACGACACCAACGTGATGGCGATGGGCGCGCGCGTCATCGGCGCAGGACTGGCTGATGACATCGTCGAACTGTGGCTGAGCACCGATTTCAGCGGCGGTCGTCATGCGGCTCGCATCGAGAAAATCGGGAACATCGAGCAGCGCTATGGCCGCGAAAACGGGATCAGCGGATGCTAAGTCCGGAACTTGTAGCTGTCAAAGCACAGACCTTGCAAGCGATCCACGACCTCCAAGCTACAGCTGGGCTTGATCGCGATCAGATCCTCGTCATCGGGGCCTCCTCAAGCGAAGTTGTCGGCAAAAAAATTGGCTCGGGCGGCTCGTTGGACGCGGCAGAACTGATCGTCGAAGCGGTGCTGGAGGCGCGGGACACATACGGATTTCAGGTCGCGTTTCAATGCTGTGAACATCTCAACCGCGCGCTGGTCGTCGAAAGGGACACGCTCAAGCAGTTTCAGTTGGAGGAAGTGGCGGTCGTGCCCGTTCCGAAAGCGGGCGGTGCGGTGGCATCCACAGCATTTGGCAAGTTGAAGCATCCGGTGTTGGTCGAAACGATTCGGGCGGATGCGGGCATCGACATCGGGGACACGTTGATCGGGATGCACTTGCGCCAAGTCGCGGTGCCTGTGCGAGGGACTTTGCGTGAGATCGGTGAAGCGCATGTGACGATGGCGCGCACCCGGCCCAAGCTGATCGGCGGCGCACGTGCCGTGTATGTGCTCGGTGAGCGCGAATAACTCCTAAAAACACGAACTTTTTATCAGAAATATGCTATACTGTTCGGAAATACTACGTTTCAGTTGGAAAAGGGGAGACCTTGGATGAGTCATTTGAGATTGGTAGACAGTGAAGTAGCAGAAGCGCTGGAGCTGGAGCTGGGTCGTCAACGCAGCAAAATCGAGTTGATCGCGTCGGAGAACTTCGTATCCCGCGCAGTCATGGAAACGATGGGCACCGTGCTGACCAATAAATATGCGGAAGGCTATCCGGGCAAGCGCTATTACGGCGGTTGCGAGCATGTGGACATCGTGGAGAATTTGGCGCGCGATCGGGCGAAGGAACTGTTTGGTGCTGAACATGCCAACGTGCAGCCGCACTCTGGCGCACAGGCCAACACCGCTGTCTACTTTGCATTCCTGAAGCCGGGCGACACTGTGCTTGGCATGAACTTGTCGCATGGCGGTCACCTGACACACGGCAGCCCGGTCAACATCTCCGGTCAGTATTACAACTTCGTTCCTTACGGCGTCGAAGAAGAGACGAGCATGATCAACTATGACACCGTGCGCGAACTGGCGGTCGAACACAAGCCGAAGATGATCGTGGCAGGCGCCTCCGCCTACCCTCGTTCGATCGACTTCCAAAAGCTGCGCGAAATCGCAGACGAAGTTGGGGCTTATCTGATGGTGGACATGGCGCACATCGCCGGTCTGGTCGCAACCGGACACCATTCGTCTCCCGTTCCGTATGCCGACTTTGTCACCTCGACGACGCACAAAACGCTGCGCGGTCCGCGCGGCGGCTTGATCCTGTGCAAAGAGCAGTATGCCAAAGCGATCGACAAAGCGATCTTCCCAGGCATCCAAGGCGGTCCGCTGATGCATGTGATCGCTTCGAAAGCGGTAGCGTTTGGCGAAGCGCTGCGTCCGGAGTTTAAAGGCTACATCCAACAAGTGGTGGACAACGCTTCGGCGCTTGCCCAAGCTCTGATCGAGCGCGGCTTGAACATCGTCTCCGGCGGGACGGACAATCACCTGCTCCTGATCGATGTACGCAACCTCGGGCTGACCGGGAAAGAAGCGGAGCACCTGCTCGACGAGATCGGCGTCACCACCAACAAGAACACGATTCCGTTCGACCCGGCGTCACCGTTTGTCACCTCTGGTGTTCGCATCGGCACCCCGGCCGTCACGTCGCGTGGCTTCGGGAAGGCGGAAATGGTCGAGATCGCAGAGATCATCGCGCTGACCTTGAAGCACAAGGACGACCAAACCAAAATCAACGAAGCGATCGGCAAAGTGAAAGCGCTCTGCGACAAGTTTCCGATGTATGAAGGCTTGACCTATCTCTAGGAAAAAAAAGCCTGCCGTTATGGACGGCGGGCTTTTTTTGCTATAATGGAAAAAGACATCCAGAAAAGGAGATTCTGTCATGAGCAAAGTATACGTTTTTGATCATCCGTTGATCCAACATAAATTGACCTACATACGCGATAAACACACCGGCACCAAACAGTTCCGCGAGTTGGTGGAAGAAGTGGCCATGCTGATGGCTTATGAGGCGACCCGCGATCTACCGCTGACCGAGGCGGTGATCGAAACGCCTGTCGCAGAGACGAAGACCAAGGTGCTGGCCGGGAAGAAGCTCGGCGTCGTGCCGATCCTGCGTGCAGGGCTTGGTATGGTCGATGGCATCTTGAACCTGATTCCGAGCGCCAAGGTCGGTCATATCGGTCTGTACCGCGACCCGGAAACGATGCAACCGGTCGAGTATTACTGCAAACTGCCATCCGATGTGGCCGAGCGCGATCTGATCGCCGTCGATCCGATGCTCGCGACGGGCGGTTCGGCCGCTGCGGCGATCACGTTCATGAAACAGCGCGGTGCGAAAAACATCAAACTGATGTGCTTGATTGCCTCTCCGGAAGGCATTGAATTGGTGCAACGCGAACATCCGGATGTCGATATTTACGTGGCGGCTGTAGACGAGTGTCTCAACGACCACGGCTATATCACACCGGGTCTTGGTGACGCAGGCGATCGCCTGTATGGCACGAAGTAAGGTTTGGCAAGAGAAAAGGAGAGCGATGAACAAGATGGAACCCATTCGCGTACTGACGGTATTTGGTACTCGTCCTGAAGCGGTCAAGATGGCTCCGCTCGTAAAAGCGCTGGAGCGGGCAGGCGAGCAGATTCATTCCCGCGTTTGCGTGACGGCACAACACCGTCAAATGCTCGACCAAGTGCTAGAGCTGTTTGAGATTACGCCCGACTATGACCTCGATATCATGGAGCCGCGTCAGACGCTGACCGGCGTCACGACCAAGGCGCTGGCCGGTTTGCAGGATGTGATCCAGCAGGAGAAGCCGCACATCGTGCTCGTCCACGGCGACACGACGACAACTTTTGTTGGTGCCCTGGCCGCCTTTTATCAGCAGGTGGCGATCGGTCACGTCGAGGCGGGACTGCGCACCAACGACAAATACTCGCCGTTTCCGGAAGAGATGAACCGCCAATTGACCGGGGTGATGGCCGACCTGCATTTTGCGCCGACCGAACAGTCGAAGCACAATCTGCTTCAGGAGAGCAAGCCGGAAGCGAAGATCTTCGTCACGGGCAACACCGCGATCGACGCGATGGCGACCACTGTGCGCGACACCTATTCCCACCCGATTCTCGATTCGTTGCAACAAAATCAGCGCCTGGTGTTCATGACAGCTCATCGCCGTGAGAACCTCGGGGAGAAGATGGAGAACATCTTCCGCGCGGTGCGCCGTCTGGTCGAAGAGCATGAGGATTTGGTGGTCGTCTACCCAGTGCATCTCAATCCGGCGGTGCAGGAACCGGCGCGTGCCATCTTGGGTGGTCATGAGCGGATTCACCTGACCGACCCGATGGACGTGTATGACGGACACAACTTCATGTCCCGTGCCTACCTGATTTTGACCGACTCCGGCGGCATCCAAGAGGAAGCGCCGTCGCTGGGCGTTCCGGTGCTCGTCCTGCGCGACACCACCGAGCGTCCAGAAGGCATCGCAGCGGGCACCTTGAAGCTGGTAGGTACCGAAGAAGCGGTGATTTATGAGATGGCGGGCGAACTGCTCACCAACTCCGAGACGCACCGCAGCATGTCGGTTGCAGTCAACCCCTATGGCGACGGCAAAGCGTCTGAGCGCATCGTGCAAGCGATCCTGCACCACTTTGGGAGCGGGGATAAGCCGGATGAGTTTACCGTCTGAGGAACAGAACCCTATCGTATGATGCGGCCGCGAT from Tumebacillus algifaecis encodes the following:
- the upp gene encoding uracil phosphoribosyltransferase, encoding MSKVYVFDHPLIQHKLTYIRDKHTGTKQFRELVEEVAMLMAYEATRDLPLTEAVIETPVAETKTKVLAGKKLGVVPILRAGLGMVDGILNLIPSAKVGHIGLYRDPETMQPVEYYCKLPSDVAERDLIAVDPMLATGGSAAAAITFMKQRGAKNIKLMCLIASPEGIELVQREHPDVDIYVAAVDECLNDHGYITPGLGDAGDRLYGTK
- a CDS encoding serine hydroxymethyltransferase, which produces MSHLRLVDSEVAEALELELGRQRSKIELIASENFVSRAVMETMGTVLTNKYAEGYPGKRYYGGCEHVDIVENLARDRAKELFGAEHANVQPHSGAQANTAVYFAFLKPGDTVLGMNLSHGGHLTHGSPVNISGQYYNFVPYGVEEETSMINYDTVRELAVEHKPKMIVAGASAYPRSIDFQKLREIADEVGAYLMVDMAHIAGLVATGHHSSPVPYADFVTSTTHKTLRGPRGGLILCKEQYAKAIDKAIFPGIQGGPLMHVIASKAVAFGEALRPEFKGYIQQVVDNASALAQALIERGLNIVSGGTDNHLLLIDVRNLGLTGKEAEHLLDEIGVTTNKNTIPFDPASPFVTSGVRIGTPAVTSRGFGKAEMVEIAEIIALTLKHKDDQTKINEAIGKVKALCDKFPMYEGLTYL
- a CDS encoding TIGR01440 family protein, with protein sequence MLSPELVAVKAQTLQAIHDLQATAGLDRDQILVIGASSSEVVGKKIGSGGSLDAAELIVEAVLEARDTYGFQVAFQCCEHLNRALVVERDTLKQFQLEEVAVVPVPKAGGAVASTAFGKLKHPVLVETIRADAGIDIGDTLIGMHLRQVAVPVRGTLREIGEAHVTMARTRPKLIGGARAVYVLGERE
- the wecB gene encoding non-hydrolyzing UDP-N-acetylglucosamine 2-epimerase, whose translation is MEPIRVLTVFGTRPEAVKMAPLVKALERAGEQIHSRVCVTAQHRQMLDQVLELFEITPDYDLDIMEPRQTLTGVTTKALAGLQDVIQQEKPHIVLVHGDTTTTFVGALAAFYQQVAIGHVEAGLRTNDKYSPFPEEMNRQLTGVMADLHFAPTEQSKHNLLQESKPEAKIFVTGNTAIDAMATTVRDTYSHPILDSLQQNQRLVFMTAHRRENLGEKMENIFRAVRRLVEEHEDLVVVYPVHLNPAVQEPARAILGGHERIHLTDPMDVYDGHNFMSRAYLILTDSGGIQEEAPSLGVPVLVLRDTTERPEGIAAGTLKLVGTEEAVIYEMAGELLTNSETHRSMSVAVNPYGDGKASERIVQAILHHFGSGDKPDEFTV
- the rpiB gene encoding ribose 5-phosphate isomerase B, producing MKVAIAADHGGFTLKESVKKKLESMGLSYHDFGTYSEESVDYPDYGIQVAEAVARGEYDRGILICGTGLGMSIVANKVPGIRCALLHDTFSAKATREHNDTNVMAMGARVIGAGLADDIVELWLSTDFSGGRHAARIEKIGNIEQRYGRENGISGC
- a CDS encoding ABC transporter ATP-binding protein; this translates as MNTETQQQPVRKDQWRAFLRLITRTNPPKLLIAGVLILSLINTGASLIVPWFTKNLVDVVSVSALNKSVIFLLISAFLLQGASAAFSHYMLSFVGQKVVANLRRRLWHKLLVLPIPYFDKHRSGETISRMTSDTGIIKEIIVTHLISFFTSIISIIGSVAILLFLDWQMTLVMLSAIPIAFLVIRPLGRKMYLISKGLQDEMASFTALLTQVLQEIRLVKSFNAERREKENGDQGIQHLFQYGLREAKIHSILAPLMTFLMMAMLVVIIGYGGVRVATGALSAGELVAFILYLFQIIMPFGQLAQFFTSIQKAMGATERLMGILEHEEEDHAVQTLVENTAQPIGVESLSFAYQTGDQVLNNVNFSILPGKVTAIVGPSGSGKTTLFSLLERFYLPSGGTIRLGDTPIDSFNLQSWREQLGYVSQESPLMAGTIRENISYGVEREITPEELRQAAEMAYAHHFIEELPNGYDTEVGERGIMLSGGQRQRIAIARALLRNPNILMLDEATSALDSTSEKVVQDALNNLMRHRTTLVIAHRLSTVVDADQIVVLEKGRVTGVGTHEELLESHELYRELATHQFQLEETTL